From Pseudomonas poae, the proteins below share one genomic window:
- a CDS encoding heavy metal response regulator transcription factor: MNILVVEDEPKAGNYLLNGLQELGYSVSLARDGVDGLHLALETPFDVIVLDVMMPKMDGWEVLRRLRKEADTPVLFLTARDDISDRIKGLELGADDYLIKPFSFAELVARLRTLTRRGPSREEEQLQIADLQIDVLKRRVTRAGTRITLTNKEFALLHLFATHQDQVLSRSLIASRVWDMNFDSDTNVVDVAVRRLRLKIDDPFQLKLIHSVRGIGYRFDTQP; this comes from the coding sequence ATGAACATCCTCGTAGTCGAAGACGAACCCAAGGCCGGCAATTACCTGCTTAACGGCCTGCAGGAACTGGGCTACTCCGTGAGCCTCGCCCGTGACGGCGTGGACGGTTTGCACCTGGCCCTGGAAACGCCTTTCGACGTGATCGTGCTGGATGTGATGATGCCGAAAATGGACGGTTGGGAAGTCCTGCGCCGCCTGCGCAAGGAAGCCGACACACCGGTACTTTTTCTGACCGCTCGCGACGACATTTCCGACCGCATCAAGGGCCTGGAACTGGGCGCCGATGATTACCTGATCAAGCCCTTCTCCTTCGCCGAACTGGTGGCACGCTTGCGCACCCTGACCCGTCGCGGACCCAGTCGTGAAGAAGAGCAGCTGCAGATTGCCGACTTGCAGATCGACGTGCTGAAACGCCGCGTTACCCGGGCCGGTACCCGCATCACCCTGACCAACAAAGAGTTCGCGCTGCTGCACCTGTTCGCCACGCACCAGGACCAGGTGCTGTCCCGTTCGCTGATCGCGTCGCGGGTGTGGGACATGAATTTCGACAGTGATACCAATGTGGTGGACGTAGCCGTGCGGCGCCTGCGCCTGAAAATCGACGACCCGTTCCAGCTCAAATTGATCCACAGCGTGCGGGGCATTGGCTACCGCTTCGATACCCAGCCATGA
- a CDS encoding ABC transporter permease — MKTTTSPGKTGGNFYGLGTYLGLAGALLAMIALFSVLSDHFLSYDTFSTLANQIPDLMVLAVGMTFILIIGGIDLSVGSVLALAASAVSVAILGWGWSVLPAALLGMGCAALAGTLTGSITVAWRIPSFIVSLGVLEMARGVAYQMTGSRTAYIGDSFAWLSNPIAFGISPSFIIALLVIIAAQLVLTRTVFGRYLIGIGTNEEAVRLAGINPKPYKILVFSLMGLLAGVAALFQISRLEAADPNAGSGLELQVIAAVVIGGTSLMGGRGSVISTFFGVLIISVLAAGLAQIGATEPTKRIITGAVIVIAVVLDTYRSQRASRRG, encoded by the coding sequence ATGAAAACCACAACTTCCCCCGGTAAAACTGGCGGCAACTTCTATGGCCTGGGTACCTACCTCGGGCTGGCGGGCGCGTTGCTGGCGATGATTGCGCTGTTCTCGGTGCTCAGCGATCACTTCCTGTCCTACGACACCTTCAGCACCCTGGCCAACCAGATCCCGGACCTGATGGTGCTGGCGGTGGGCATGACCTTTATCCTGATCATCGGCGGCATCGACCTGTCGGTAGGGTCGGTGCTGGCGTTGGCCGCTTCCGCCGTCAGCGTGGCGATTCTCGGCTGGGGCTGGAGCGTGTTGCCGGCGGCCTTGCTCGGCATGGGCTGCGCGGCACTGGCCGGCACCCTTACCGGCTCGATCACTGTGGCCTGGCGGATCCCGTCGTTTATCGTGTCCCTGGGCGTGCTGGAAATGGCCCGTGGCGTGGCGTATCAGATGACCGGCTCGCGCACGGCCTACATCGGTGATTCGTTCGCCTGGCTGTCCAACCCGATTGCCTTCGGTATTTCACCGTCGTTTATCATTGCGCTGCTGGTGATCATCGCCGCGCAGTTGGTATTGACCCGCACGGTGTTCGGCCGTTACCTGATCGGTATCGGTACCAACGAAGAGGCCGTGCGCCTGGCGGGGATCAATCCAAAACCCTACAAGATCCTGGTGTTCAGCCTGATGGGCCTGCTGGCCGGCGTGGCGGCACTGTTCCAGATTTCGCGCCTGGAAGCGGCGGACCCGAATGCCGGCTCCGGCCTGGAGCTGCAAGTGATTGCGGCCGTGGTGATCGGCGGCACCAGCCTGATGGGCGGGCGTGGCTCGGTGATCAGTACGTTCTTCGGGGTGTTGATTATTTCGGTACTGGCCGCCGGCCTTGCGCAGATCGGCGCCACGGAACCCACCAAACGTATCATTACCGGTGCCGTTATCGTGATTGCCGTGGTCCTCGACACCTACCGCAGCCAGCGCGCCAGTCGGCGAGGCTGA
- the rbsK gene encoding ribokinase has product MPAKVVVIGSLNMDLVTRASRLPRAGETLIGQTFSTVPGGKGANQAVAAARLGADVAMIGCVGSDAYGAQLRDALQVESIDCQAVSTVDGSSGVALIVVDDSSQNAIVIVAGSNGELTPASLQAFDAVLQAAEVIVCQLEVPMATVGYALKRGRELGKTVILNPAPASAPLPAEWYASIDYLIPNESEASALSGVTVDSLDSARVAALQLVQAGAGKVIITLGAQGALFSNGHVFEHLVAPKVKAVDTTAAGDTFVGGFAAALATGKSEAEAIRFGQVAAALSVTRAGAQPSIPTLHDVQGFVPS; this is encoded by the coding sequence ATGCCAGCAAAAGTAGTGGTAATAGGCAGCTTGAACATGGACCTGGTCACCCGCGCCAGCCGCTTGCCGCGTGCCGGTGAAACCCTGATCGGCCAGACATTCTCGACCGTGCCCGGCGGCAAGGGCGCCAACCAGGCTGTGGCCGCGGCGCGCCTCGGGGCGGATGTTGCGATGATCGGCTGTGTCGGCAGCGATGCGTATGGCGCTCAATTGCGCGATGCGTTGCAGGTGGAAAGCATCGATTGCCAGGCGGTCAGCACCGTGGACGGCTCCAGCGGCGTAGCGCTGATCGTGGTGGATGACAGCAGCCAGAATGCGATTGTGATCGTCGCGGGCAGCAATGGCGAACTGACACCGGCCTCGCTGCAGGCATTTGATGCTGTGTTGCAGGCGGCCGAGGTGATCGTCTGCCAGTTGGAAGTGCCGATGGCCACCGTGGGCTATGCCCTCAAGCGCGGCCGTGAGCTGGGCAAGACGGTGATCCTCAACCCGGCCCCGGCCAGCGCGCCCTTGCCGGCTGAATGGTATGCCTCGATCGACTACCTGATCCCCAACGAAAGCGAAGCCTCGGCACTGAGCGGCGTGACGGTCGACTCCCTCGACAGCGCCAGGGTCGCAGCATTGCAGCTGGTCCAGGCGGGCGCCGGCAAGGTCATCATCACTCTGGGCGCGCAGGGCGCGCTGTTCAGCAACGGCCACGTGTTTGAGCACCTGGTGGCGCCCAAGGTCAAGGCCGTGGATACCACGGCGGCCGGTGACACATTTGTCGGCGGGTTTGCTGCGGCGTTGGCCACTGGCAAAAGCGAGGCCGAGGCCATTCGGTTTGGCCAGGTCGCGGCCGCCCTGTCGGTCACCCGCGCCGGTGCACAACCCTCCATTCCCACGCTGCACGACGTACAAGGTTTTGTGCCCTCATGA
- a CDS encoding DUF1654 domain-containing protein, whose protein sequence is MAKSSSAVQAPPGAYERLAVRVQKIINSSNAQKAKAALIFRLPDEPEDEWARLLEEIAENDNVTLAYRDDGGVQIFWVVPKED, encoded by the coding sequence GTGGCAAAGTCCTCTTCCGCAGTGCAAGCCCCTCCTGGTGCCTACGAACGCCTGGCCGTTCGTGTGCAAAAGATCATCAATTCGAGCAACGCTCAAAAAGCCAAGGCAGCCTTGATCTTCCGTTTACCGGATGAGCCGGAGGATGAATGGGCGCGTTTGCTTGAAGAAATTGCGGAGAACGACAACGTCACCCTCGCCTATCGGGACGACGGTGGTGTGCAGATTTTCTGGGTTGTGCCGAAGGAAGATTGA
- a CDS encoding asparaginase, producing MKSALKTIVPGALALLLLFPVAAQAKDVETKTKLSNVVILATGGTIAGAGASAANSATYQAAKVGIEQLIAGVPELSQIANVRGEQVMQIASESINNENLLQLGRRVAELADSKDVDGIVITHGTDTLEETAYFLNLVEKTDKPIVVVGSMRPGTAMSADGMLNLYNAVAVAGSKDARGKGVLVTMNDEIQSGRDVSKMINIKTEAFKSPWGPLGMVVEGKSYWFRLPAKRHTMDSEFDIKNIKSLPDVEIAYGYGNVSDTAYKALAQAGAKAIIHAGTGNGSVSSKVVPALVELRKQGVQIIRSSHVNAGGMVLRNAEQPDDKYDWVAALDLNPQKARILAMVALTKTQDSKELQRMFWEY from the coding sequence ATGAAATCTGCACTGAAAACTATTGTTCCGGGCGCTTTGGCCCTCCTGCTGTTGTTCCCCGTTGCCGCTCAGGCAAAAGACGTTGAAACCAAGACCAAGCTGTCCAACGTGGTGATCCTCGCCACCGGCGGCACCATTGCCGGCGCTGGCGCCAGCGCGGCCAACAGTGCTACTTACCAGGCCGCTAAAGTCGGCATCGAGCAATTGATCGCTGGTGTTCCTGAGCTTAGCCAGATCGCGAATGTGCGCGGCGAGCAAGTGATGCAAATTGCGTCCGAAAGCATCAACAACGAAAACCTGCTGCAACTGGGTCGCCGCGTCGCCGAACTGGCCGACAGCAAGGATGTGGACGGCATCGTGATCACCCACGGCACCGACACCCTGGAAGAAACCGCCTACTTCCTGAACCTGGTGGAGAAAACCGACAAGCCAATCGTTGTCGTCGGCTCCATGCGCCCAGGCACCGCGATGTCGGCCGACGGCATGCTCAATCTGTACAACGCGGTGGCCGTAGCCGGCAGCAAAGATGCGCGTGGCAAAGGCGTGCTGGTGACCATGAACGACGAGATCCAGTCGGGTCGCGACGTCAGCAAGATGATCAATATCAAGACCGAAGCGTTCAAGAGCCCATGGGGCCCGCTGGGCATGGTGGTTGAAGGCAAATCCTACTGGTTCCGCCTGCCTGCCAAGCGCCACACCATGGATTCCGAGTTCGACATCAAGAACATCAAGAGCCTGCCGGATGTTGAAATTGCCTACGGTTACGGCAACGTGAGCGACACCGCCTACAAGGCCCTGGCCCAGGCAGGCGCAAAAGCCATCATCCATGCCGGCACCGGCAATGGTTCGGTGTCATCCAAGGTAGTCCCTGCCCTGGTGGAGTTGCGCAAGCAAGGCGTGCAGATCATTCGCTCTTCCCACGTGAATGCCGGCGGCATGGTCCTGCGCAATGCCGAACAGCCTGACGACAAGTACGACTGGGTCGCTGCCCTCGACCTGAACCCACAGAAAGCCCGCATCCTGGCAATGGTCGCCCTGACCAAAACCCAGGACAGCAAAGAGCTGCAACGGATGTTCTGGGAATATTGA
- a CDS encoding SPOR domain-containing protein: MAIAVLALAGCGEGKSVDAPKAKPVTTQSQPQTGAIAAQEWDVRVGPPDHKLQAITDLTAWLLEHGFNFYIVKVDGKDDVLLGPFATKAEAEAKQALLNEKMARAKKTDTVSEIIEHNAAQ; the protein is encoded by the coding sequence ATGGCAATTGCGGTGTTGGCATTGGCCGGTTGCGGCGAAGGCAAAAGCGTCGATGCCCCCAAGGCCAAGCCTGTCACCACCCAAAGCCAGCCACAAACAGGCGCGATTGCCGCTCAAGAGTGGGATGTGCGGGTAGGCCCGCCGGACCACAAATTGCAGGCGATCACCGACCTCACGGCCTGGTTGCTGGAACATGGTTTCAATTTTTATATCGTGAAGGTGGACGGCAAGGACGACGTGCTGTTGGGACCGTTTGCAACCAAGGCTGAAGCCGAGGCCAAGCAGGCATTGCTTAACGAGAAAATGGCACGGGCCAAGAAAACCGACACAGTGTCGGAGATCATCGAGCATAACGCCGCGCAGTAA
- a CDS encoding nucleoside hydrolase, with protein sequence MQRGLPTLKNLFRSVLLLSALTAASAHAAEKIDLIIDTDPGADDVVALLFAMASPDELNIRALTTVAGNVRLDKTSRNARLAREWAGREDIPVYAGAPKPLLRTPIYAENIHGKEGISGVTVHEPKKGLADGNAVDYLIKTLSTAKPHSITLAMLGPQTNLALALTQAPEITQGIKEVVVMGGAHFNGGNITPVAEFNLFADPLAAEIVLKSGVKLTYLPLDVTHKVLTSEARLKQIADIKNNASKVVGDILNEYVKGDMEHYGIPGGPVHDATVIAYLLKPSLFSGREVNVVVDSREGPTFGQTIVDWYDGLKQPKNAFWVESGDAQGFFDLLTERLARLK encoded by the coding sequence ATGCAACGTGGTCTCCCAACCCTGAAAAATCTGTTTCGGAGTGTTCTGCTTTTGTCCGCGCTCACTGCTGCAAGCGCCCACGCGGCGGAGAAAATCGACCTGATCATCGACACCGACCCAGGCGCCGATGATGTGGTGGCGTTGCTGTTCGCCATGGCCTCTCCGGACGAATTGAACATTCGTGCGTTGACCACCGTGGCCGGCAACGTGCGCCTGGACAAGACCTCCCGCAATGCGCGGCTGGCACGCGAGTGGGCAGGGCGTGAGGACATCCCGGTATATGCCGGCGCACCCAAGCCGCTGCTGCGCACGCCGATCTATGCCGAGAACATCCATGGCAAGGAAGGTATTTCCGGCGTCACCGTGCACGAACCGAAAAAAGGCCTGGCTGACGGCAATGCTGTCGACTACCTGATCAAGACCCTCAGCACCGCCAAACCCCACAGCATCACCCTGGCCATGCTTGGCCCGCAAACCAACCTGGCGCTGGCACTGACCCAGGCGCCGGAGATCACCCAAGGCATCAAGGAAGTGGTGGTGATGGGTGGGGCGCACTTCAATGGCGGCAATATAACGCCGGTTGCGGAGTTCAACCTGTTTGCCGACCCGCTGGCCGCCGAGATCGTGCTTAAAAGCGGCGTCAAACTGACTTACCTGCCGCTGGATGTGACCCACAAGGTTCTGACCAGTGAGGCACGCCTGAAGCAGATTGCCGACATCAAGAACAATGCGAGCAAGGTCGTCGGCGATATCCTCAATGAATACGTCAAGGGCGACATGGAACACTACGGCATCCCCGGCGGCCCAGTGCATGACGCTACTGTCATTGCCTACCTGCTTAAACCGTCACTGTTCAGCGGTCGCGAGGTCAACGTCGTGGTGGACAGCCGTGAGGGCCCGACCTTCGGCCAGACCATCGTCGATTGGTACGACGGCCTGAAACAACCGAAGAACGCGTTCTGGGTTGAAAGCGGCGACGCCCAGGGCTTTTTCGACCTGCTGACCGAGCGCCTTGCACGTCTGAAGTAA
- a CDS encoding sugar ABC transporter substrate-binding protein, which yields MKLPFAGRLLAVAVLAAASVALPLSSAFADDAAAKPKVGLVMKSLANEFFVTMQDGAKAYQKDHAADFDMITNGIKNETDTSAQIDIVNQMILAKVNAIVIAPADSKALVTVLKKASDAGIKVVNIDNRLDPDVLKSKNLNIPFVGPDNRKGSKLVGDYLAKQLASGDKVGIIEGVPTTTNAQQRTAGFKDAMDAAGMKIVSTQSGNWEIDQGQKVASAMLSEYPDLKALLAGNDNMALGAVSAVRAAGKAGKVLVVGYDNIEAIKPMLKDGRILATADQAAAQQAVFGIQNALKLVKGEKVDAKDGVIETPVELVLKK from the coding sequence ATGAAGCTGCCATTCGCTGGACGTCTTCTTGCTGTCGCTGTGCTTGCTGCCGCATCCGTCGCTTTACCTCTTTCTTCTGCATTCGCTGATGATGCCGCCGCCAAACCCAAGGTCGGCCTGGTCATGAAATCCCTTGCCAATGAATTTTTCGTCACCATGCAGGACGGCGCCAAGGCTTATCAGAAAGACCACGCCGCCGATTTCGACATGATCACCAACGGTATCAAGAACGAAACCGATACCAGCGCGCAAATCGATATCGTCAATCAGATGATCCTCGCCAAGGTCAACGCTATCGTCATCGCACCTGCCGACTCCAAGGCGCTGGTCACCGTGTTGAAGAAAGCCTCCGATGCCGGAATCAAAGTCGTCAACATCGACAACCGCCTGGACCCGGACGTACTGAAAAGCAAAAACCTGAATATCCCCTTCGTCGGCCCCGACAACCGCAAAGGCTCCAAGCTGGTGGGCGATTACCTGGCCAAGCAACTGGCGTCGGGTGACAAGGTCGGCATCATCGAAGGCGTACCGACCACCACCAACGCCCAGCAGCGCACCGCTGGCTTCAAGGACGCGATGGACGCTGCCGGCATGAAAATCGTCTCCACTCAATCCGGCAACTGGGAAATCGACCAGGGCCAGAAAGTTGCCTCCGCCATGTTGAGTGAATACCCGGACCTCAAGGCTCTGCTGGCCGGTAACGACAACATGGCCCTGGGCGCTGTCTCTGCCGTGCGTGCGGCAGGCAAGGCCGGCAAAGTGTTGGTGGTGGGCTACGACAACATTGAAGCCATCAAGCCGATGTTGAAAGACGGCCGTATCCTGGCGACCGCCGACCAGGCCGCCGCCCAGCAAGCCGTGTTCGGTATCCAGAACGCGCTCAAGCTGGTCAAGGGTGAAAAAGTCGATGCCAAAGACGGCGTGATCGAAACCCCGGTCGAACTCGTCCTCAAGAAGTAA
- the rbsD gene encoding D-ribose pyranase codes for MKKTPLLNIALSRVIASLGHGDILVIGDAGLPVPPGVELIDLALTQGIPDFISTLRIVLSEMQVESHVLAEEILLKQPPALSELNTLTEQAALGERRLVSHEEFKQLSRKARAVVRTGECQPYCNIALVSGVTF; via the coding sequence ATGAAAAAGACCCCTCTGCTCAACATCGCTCTGTCGCGGGTGATTGCGTCCCTGGGCCACGGCGACATCCTGGTGATTGGCGATGCAGGCTTGCCGGTGCCGCCGGGTGTCGAGCTGATCGACCTGGCGCTGACCCAGGGCATCCCTGATTTCATCAGCACCCTGCGCATTGTGCTCAGCGAAATGCAGGTGGAAAGCCATGTGCTGGCCGAAGAGATCCTGCTCAAGCAGCCGCCCGCGCTGAGTGAGCTTAATACGCTTACAGAGCAGGCCGCTCTGGGTGAGCGGCGCCTGGTCAGCCACGAAGAGTTCAAGCAGCTCAGCCGCAAGGCGCGCGCCGTGGTCCGCACCGGCGAATGCCAGCCTTACTGCAACATCGCGCTGGTGTCCGGCGTAACGTTCTAG
- a CDS encoding alpha/beta hydrolase: protein MKPASKLCLIAASLLMLGTGTAMADTVAPVKANNVVLVHGSWADGSSWSEVITRLQAAGLHVTAVQNPLTSVADDVAATNRVLDQQDGPTVLVGHSYAGTVVSDAGANPKVSSLVYVAARAPDANEDFVALSAKFPTTPVREGVVEHDGYLSLNQDAFLKYFAADVPRAKALELYAVQQPIAKSLFSGRTVNAAWHTKPSWYAVSSNDQTINPDFERFLAKRMNATTIELPSSHLSLVSHAKEITDLILEASGRQP from the coding sequence ATGAAACCTGCAAGCAAACTCTGCCTGATCGCCGCGAGCCTGTTGATGCTCGGCACCGGCACCGCCATGGCCGACACTGTCGCTCCGGTCAAAGCCAATAACGTGGTGCTGGTGCACGGCTCATGGGCCGACGGTTCAAGCTGGTCCGAAGTGATCACCCGCCTCCAGGCTGCCGGCCTGCATGTGACCGCGGTACAAAACCCACTGACCTCGGTAGCCGATGACGTCGCCGCCACCAACCGCGTGCTGGACCAACAGGATGGCCCTACCGTGCTGGTTGGCCATTCCTACGCCGGCACCGTGGTGAGCGACGCCGGGGCAAACCCGAAAGTCAGCTCACTGGTGTACGTGGCGGCCCGTGCGCCGGACGCCAACGAAGATTTCGTCGCCCTCTCCGCCAAGTTTCCGACCACCCCCGTGCGCGAAGGCGTGGTGGAACACGACGGTTACCTCAGCCTCAACCAGGACGCGTTCCTCAAGTATTTCGCCGCCGACGTACCAAGAGCCAAAGCCCTGGAGCTGTACGCCGTGCAACAACCGATCGCCAAGAGCCTGTTCAGCGGCCGCACCGTGAACGCCGCCTGGCACACCAAGCCATCCTGGTACGCCGTGTCGAGCAACGACCAGACCATCAACCCGGATTTCGAACGCTTCCTCGCCAAGCGCATGAATGCCACCACGATCGAGCTGCCGTCGAGCCACTTGTCGCTGGTGTCGCACGCCAAGGAAATCACGGACCTGATCCTCGAAGCCTCCGGCCGCCAGCCTTAA
- a CDS encoding DUF2790 domain-containing protein, giving the protein MKLFILGFTALLATGSVFAAEPVIHDKTGFFVHLDVDKVVSSTDTYGQCGIVPARLDYLDSQGREHVLDYQVQAIGCPSDN; this is encoded by the coding sequence ATGAAACTGTTTATCCTTGGTTTTACCGCATTGCTGGCCACCGGCTCAGTGTTCGCCGCCGAACCCGTTATTCACGATAAAACCGGCTTTTTCGTACATCTGGATGTGGACAAAGTAGTGTCGAGCACCGACACCTACGGCCAATGCGGCATCGTGCCAGCCCGCCTCGACTACCTGGACAGCCAGGGCCGTGAACACGTGCTGGACTATCAAGTCCAGGCCATCGGTTGCCCGAGCGACAATTGA
- a CDS encoding endonuclease I family protein: MSVRLIAVCCLFFAVAAHAQAPRTFSEAKKVAWKLYAPQSTEFYCGCKYTGNRVDLKACGYIPRKNANRAARIEWEHIVPAWQIGHQRQCWQNGGRKNCTRHDDVFKRAEADLHNLVPSIGEVNGDRNNFSFGWLPVQSGQYGSCLTQVDFKAKKVMPRPSIRGMIARTYFYMSKQYGLRLSKQDRQLYEAWSKTYPVQPWERQRNQTVACVMGRGNEFVGPVNLKACG, from the coding sequence ATGAGTGTCCGTTTAATCGCGGTCTGCTGCCTGTTTTTTGCCGTTGCCGCCCATGCCCAGGCGCCTCGCACGTTCAGCGAAGCCAAGAAAGTTGCGTGGAAGCTCTACGCCCCGCAATCCACGGAGTTCTACTGCGGCTGCAAATACACCGGCAACCGCGTGGACCTTAAAGCCTGCGGCTACATCCCGCGCAAAAACGCCAATCGCGCTGCGCGTATCGAGTGGGAGCACATTGTTCCGGCCTGGCAGATCGGGCATCAGCGCCAGTGCTGGCAGAACGGTGGGCGCAAAAACTGCACGCGCCATGATGACGTATTCAAGCGCGCCGAAGCGGACCTGCATAACCTGGTGCCGAGCATCGGCGAGGTCAATGGTGACCGTAACAACTTCAGTTTCGGTTGGCTGCCTGTGCAAAGCGGGCAGTACGGCTCATGCCTGACCCAGGTGGACTTCAAGGCCAAGAAGGTCATGCCACGCCCGTCCATTCGTGGAATGATCGCGCGCACCTATTTCTACATGAGCAAGCAGTACGGTTTGCGCCTGTCGAAACAGGATCGCCAGCTGTATGAAGCCTGGAGCAAGACCTACCCGGTGCAACCCTGGGAGCGCCAGCGAAACCAGACGGTGGCCTGCGTGATGGGGCGTGGAAATGAGTTTGTCGGCCCGGTAAACCTTAAAGCCTGCGGCTGA
- a CDS encoding LacI family DNA-binding transcriptional regulator produces the protein MATIKDVAALAGISYTTVSHVVNKTRPVSEPVRIKVEAAIKQLDYVPSAVARSLKAKTTATIGLLVPNSLNPYFAELARGIEDYCERNGYCVILCNSDDNAEKQRSYLRVLLEKRIDGLIVTSVGGDDSGLAAGLSAVRTPMVIVDRALDGIDVDLVRIDHEQGAYLATRHLLELGHKDIACIGGPGHTRVAQMRLAGYRRALREAGVEVAANRTQESDFTSTGGYAAAVKLLSENPPSAIFASNDMIGFGVLRAAAERNIRVPGELSVIGFDDIQMGRYVYPALTTVGQSIVQLGETAAELLLRRIATPQMPIDQRIVTPSIVLRESTAPFAGVFAQYR, from the coding sequence ATGGCAACGATCAAGGATGTGGCAGCGCTTGCAGGTATTTCCTACACCACGGTGTCGCACGTGGTGAACAAGACGCGCCCGGTGAGTGAGCCGGTACGTATCAAAGTCGAAGCGGCGATCAAGCAGCTCGACTACGTGCCCAGCGCCGTCGCCCGTTCGCTCAAGGCCAAGACCACGGCTACCATCGGCCTGCTGGTGCCTAACAGCCTCAACCCGTATTTTGCGGAGCTGGCCCGCGGCATCGAGGACTACTGCGAGCGTAACGGTTATTGCGTGATCCTCTGCAACTCCGATGACAACGCCGAAAAGCAGCGCAGTTATTTGCGCGTGTTGCTCGAGAAGCGCATCGACGGTTTGATCGTGACCTCGGTGGGCGGTGACGACAGCGGCCTTGCCGCCGGCTTGAGTGCGGTGCGCACGCCCATGGTGATTGTCGACCGGGCGCTGGACGGCATTGATGTCGACCTGGTGCGCATCGACCATGAGCAGGGCGCTTACCTGGCGACCCGGCACTTGCTCGAACTGGGCCATAAAGACATTGCCTGCATCGGCGGCCCTGGCCATACCCGCGTGGCGCAAATGCGTCTGGCCGGCTATCGCCGTGCGCTGCGCGAGGCGGGTGTCGAGGTGGCGGCCAATCGCACTCAGGAAAGCGACTTCACCAGCACCGGCGGTTATGCCGCCGCCGTGAAGTTGTTGTCGGAAAACCCGCCCAGCGCGATTTTCGCCAGCAACGACATGATCGGTTTCGGCGTGTTGCGTGCGGCCGCCGAGCGTAATATCCGCGTGCCGGGCGAGCTGTCGGTGATCGGCTTCGATGACATTCAAATGGGCCGTTACGTGTACCCGGCGTTGACCACGGTCGGGCAGTCGATCGTGCAATTGGGCGAGACGGCGGCCGAGCTTTTATTGCGACGAATTGCGACACCCCAAATGCCGATCGATCAGCGCATCGTGACGCCGAGCATTGTTTTGCGTGAGTCAACGGCGCCGTTTGCCGGTGTGTTCGCCCAATACCGCTGA
- a CDS encoding HAD family hydrolase, with the protein MSIRGSAVFARRYRAFLFDMDGTLLNSIAAAERVWSIWAERHGLDVAAFLATIHGARAIDTIARQALPGVDPEAEAQWITEAEINDVDGVIAIPGAVAFLNSLPSDQWAQVTSAPRELALRRLQAAGIAPPAVLVTAEDVAVGKPDPACYVLGAQRLGVPVQDCLVFEDATVGIRAGEAAGADVMVVTATHLKPMVTEHPSIGGYEQVRVQRADDGLLYLHNDAG; encoded by the coding sequence GTGTCCATCCGAGGTTCAGCTGTATTTGCCCGCCGTTACCGCGCCTTTCTGTTCGATATGGACGGGACCCTGCTCAACTCTATCGCCGCCGCCGAGCGGGTGTGGAGCATCTGGGCTGAACGCCACGGGCTGGATGTGGCGGCTTTTCTGGCGACCATTCATGGCGCCCGTGCGATCGATACCATCGCCCGCCAGGCATTGCCGGGCGTCGATCCTGAGGCTGAGGCGCAGTGGATCACCGAGGCTGAGATCAATGATGTCGACGGTGTGATAGCGATTCCCGGTGCGGTCGCGTTTTTGAACAGCCTGCCGAGCGATCAATGGGCGCAGGTCACGTCTGCGCCCAGGGAGCTGGCGTTGCGTCGCCTGCAAGCGGCCGGCATTGCGCCGCCGGCGGTGCTGGTCACGGCCGAAGACGTCGCCGTCGGCAAGCCAGACCCGGCCTGTTATGTGCTGGGCGCGCAGCGCCTGGGCGTGCCGGTGCAGGATTGCCTGGTATTTGAAGATGCGACGGTGGGCATTCGTGCGGGCGAGGCCGCCGGGGCGGATGTGATGGTCGTGACGGCGACACACCTCAAGCCGATGGTCACAGAGCATCCTTCGATAGGCGGGTATGAACAGGTACGGGTGCAGCGCGCAGACGACGGTTTGTTGTATTTGCACAATGACGCGGGCTGA
- the csrA gene encoding carbon storage regulator CsrA, whose product MLILTRKVGESINIGDDITITILGVSGQQVRIGINAPKDVAVHREEIYQRIQAGLTAPDKNQTP is encoded by the coding sequence ATGCTTATACTCACCCGCAAAGTCGGTGAAAGCATAAACATCGGTGATGACATCACGATCACCATCCTGGGCGTCAGCGGCCAGCAAGTACGAATCGGCATCAACGCACCCAAGGATGTTGCCGTGCATCGCGAGGAGATCTACCAGCGCATCCAGGCCGGCCTGACTGCCCCGGATAAAAACCAGACGCCTTGA